A window of the Coprobacter fastidiosus genome harbors these coding sequences:
- a CDS encoding helix-turn-helix transcriptional regulator: MAVTKKIVYSGDKFREYLNRHKITYQEASLQLGIDKNTIGKAVRGGNLNLNVLLTICNFYGLDISEFFKSETLSDKNSGGYPASVSLSDLSKTVPFVAEEVAGYIVKNGVTPEIEELILSKDKEISLLKEMNNLYKERLDLYQKKLFSI; this comes from the coding sequence ATGGCTGTGACGAAAAAAATTGTCTATTCCGGAGATAAATTCAGGGAATATTTAAACCGGCATAAGATAACTTATCAAGAAGCTTCGCTACAATTAGGTATAGATAAGAATACGATCGGAAAAGCAGTCAGAGGTGGTAACCTGAATTTGAATGTTTTATTGACGATTTGTAATTTCTACGGTTTAGATATTTCGGAATTTTTTAAATCAGAAACTCTTTCCGACAAAAATAGCGGAGGATATCCTGCTTCGGTATCGTTGTCCGATCTTTCCAAGACTGTTCCTTTTGTTGCGGAAGAGGTTGCCGGATATATTGTCAAGAATGGAGTTACTCCGGAAATAGAAGAACTGATTCTTTCGAAAGATAAAGAAATATCGTTGTTGAAGGAAATGAACAACTTGTATAAAGAGCGACTTGATCTCTATCAAAAGAAATTATTTTCTATCTGA
- the gdhA gene encoding NADP-specific glutamate dehydrogenase, producing MNIKDIMASLEAKHPGEPEYLQAVHEVLLSIEETYNEHPEFEKAKIIERLVEPDRIFTFKVPWVDDKGNVQVNLGYRIQFNNAIGPYKGGIRFHASVNLSILKFLGFEQTFKNALTTLPMGGAKGGSDFSPRGKSDGEIMRFCQAFMLELWRHIGPDTDVPAGDIGVGGREVGYMYGMYKKLKRENTGTFTGKGLEFGGSLIRPEATGFGGLYFVKQMLSTKGIEIKGKTIAVSGFGNVAWGAVTKATELGAKVVTLSGPDGYIYDPDGVSGEKIDYMLELRSSGNDIVAPYAEKFGVEFFPGKRPWEQKVDIALPCATQNELDEDDAKQLIANGVICVGEISNMGCRPEAIDLFIKHRIMYGPGKAVNAGGVATSGLEMTQNAMHISWSAEEVDAKLHQIMSDIHHQCVKYGTEKDGYINYMKGANIAGFMKVAKAMMAQGII from the coding sequence ATGAACATAAAAGACATCATGGCATCGCTCGAGGCTAAACACCCGGGCGAACCGGAGTATCTTCAAGCTGTCCACGAGGTACTTCTATCGATCGAGGAAACCTATAATGAACACCCCGAATTTGAAAAAGCTAAAATCATAGAACGACTTGTCGAACCTGACCGGATATTTACATTTAAAGTACCTTGGGTAGACGACAAAGGCAATGTCCAAGTAAATCTCGGATACCGTATACAGTTTAATAATGCGATAGGCCCGTATAAAGGCGGCATAAGATTCCACGCTTCCGTAAACCTGTCTATTCTGAAATTTTTAGGATTCGAACAGACATTTAAGAATGCATTGACAACCCTGCCTATGGGCGGAGCTAAAGGCGGATCGGACTTCAGTCCGCGAGGAAAGTCCGATGGTGAAATAATGCGTTTCTGCCAAGCCTTCATGCTCGAATTATGGCGGCATATAGGTCCTGACACTGATGTCCCTGCCGGCGATATAGGCGTAGGCGGCCGTGAAGTGGGTTATATGTACGGAATGTATAAAAAACTGAAACGAGAAAATACAGGCACATTTACAGGTAAAGGACTGGAATTCGGAGGTTCTTTAATCCGCCCCGAAGCCACAGGATTCGGAGGATTATACTTCGTAAAACAGATGTTATCGACCAAAGGGATAGAAATCAAAGGAAAAACAATTGCCGTAAGCGGTTTTGGAAATGTAGCATGGGGAGCAGTAACCAAAGCGACCGAATTAGGAGCTAAAGTCGTTACCTTGTCAGGACCTGACGGTTACATTTATGATCCAGACGGAGTCTCCGGCGAAAAAATCGATTACATGCTCGAACTCCGCAGCTCGGGCAATGATATCGTTGCCCCGTATGCCGAGAAATTCGGAGTAGAGTTTTTCCCGGGGAAACGACCTTGGGAGCAAAAAGTCGACATAGCCCTTCCTTGCGCTACACAAAACGAACTGGACGAAGACGACGCCAAGCAACTAATCGCTAACGGAGTCATCTGTGTAGGAGAAATTTCGAATATGGGTTGTCGCCCCGAAGCAATAGATTTGTTTATCAAACACCGTATCATGTATGGTCCGGGAAAAGCAGTAAATGCAGGAGGAGTTGCGACATCCGGACTCGAAATGACTCAAAATGCCATGCATATCAGTTGGTCTGCCGAAGAGGTTGATGCCAAACTGCATCAGATCATGAGCGATATTCATCACCAATGTGTAAAATACGGTACTGAAAAAGACGGATATATCAATTATATGAAAGGGGCTAATATAGCCGGATTTATGAAAGTTGCAAAAGCCATGATGGCTCAAGGTATTATCTAA
- the ubiE gene encoding bifunctional demethylmenaquinone methyltransferase/2-methoxy-6-polyprenyl-1,4-benzoquinol methylase UbiE: MDKYKAESILPYNKKESKSSQVRQMFDTIAPTYDMLNRMMTFGIDKQWRRAAMKRLAAYRPKTILDIATGTGDLPLLMEKMFSPESITGIDLSEGMLNIARKKIDEYHLNDKIKFFCENCLSLSFADNTFDAITVSFGVRNFEHLEKGYSEMYRVLKPGGTLVVIEFSTPEHFPFKQLYRLYTFHIIPLMGKLFTKDSQAYTYLPRSIAAVPQGEEMLKIFHKAGFSKTYCKKLTFGICSIYIGEK; this comes from the coding sequence ATGGATAAATACAAAGCAGAATCGATACTTCCCTATAATAAAAAAGAGTCAAAAAGTTCTCAAGTCCGGCAAATGTTCGACACAATTGCCCCGACATACGACATGCTGAACAGAATGATGACTTTCGGTATAGACAAACAATGGAGACGTGCGGCGATGAAACGGCTCGCAGCATATCGCCCCAAAACAATACTCGACATTGCTACCGGCACGGGAGACTTGCCTCTGCTCATGGAAAAAATGTTTTCTCCCGAAAGTATTACGGGAATAGACCTGTCGGAAGGAATGCTAAATATAGCCCGCAAAAAAATAGATGAATACCATCTCAATGACAAAATAAAGTTCTTCTGCGAGAACTGTCTCTCACTGTCATTTGCAGACAATACATTCGATGCGATTACGGTATCTTTCGGCGTTCGCAATTTTGAACATTTGGAAAAAGGATATTCCGAGATGTATCGGGTATTGAAACCCGGAGGTACATTGGTAGTGATCGAATTTTCGACCCCCGAACATTTTCCATTCAAACAACTTTACCGATTATATACATTCCATATTATCCCATTAATGGGAAAACTGTTTACCAAAGACAGCCAAGCCTATACATACCTACCCCGATCGATCGCTGCCGTTCCGCAAGGAGAAGAAATGCTGAAAATATTTCATAAAGCCGGGTTTTCCAAAACCTACTGCAAAAAACTGACTTTCGGAATATGTTCTATCTATATAGGAGAAAAATAA
- a CDS encoding PhoH family protein produces MIERIIILENIDPIVFYGINNCNIQLIKTLFPKLRFTARGMVIKVIGDENETAIFESKIKQLEKYCAEYNILNEEIIIDIIKGQTPTEVKQEHLIIHGVNGKPIIGRTENQQKLVKTFETNDLVFALGPAGSGKTYVAIALAVRALKNKEVKKIILSRPAVEAGEKLGFLPGDMKDKIDPYLQPLYDALQDMIPAAKLKDLMENNVIQIAPLAFMRGRTLSDAVIILDEAQNTTTHQIKMFLTRLGMNAKMIVTGDMSQIDLPSSQTSGLVQAIKILKGVAGIGKVEFGKKDIVRHKLVQRIVEAYEKFEEKQKKETKTATIPEINIEKKEL; encoded by the coding sequence ATGATCGAGAGAATAATAATTTTGGAAAACATCGACCCGATTGTATTCTACGGAATCAACAACTGCAACATACAATTGATAAAAACTTTATTTCCGAAACTACGTTTTACCGCACGAGGAATGGTTATCAAGGTAATCGGAGATGAAAATGAAACGGCGATTTTCGAAAGTAAAATAAAACAGCTTGAAAAATATTGTGCAGAATACAATATCCTCAATGAAGAAATTATTATCGACATTATAAAAGGACAAACTCCTACTGAGGTAAAACAGGAACATCTCATTATACATGGAGTAAACGGAAAACCGATCATAGGACGTACCGAAAACCAACAAAAACTGGTAAAAACCTTCGAAACGAACGATCTTGTATTTGCTTTAGGCCCTGCCGGATCTGGAAAAACGTACGTAGCTATAGCTTTGGCGGTTCGGGCATTAAAAAATAAAGAAGTAAAAAAAATTATTCTAAGTCGTCCCGCAGTAGAAGCAGGAGAAAAACTGGGATTTCTTCCGGGAGATATGAAAGATAAAATCGACCCTTATCTACAACCTCTTTATGACGCTCTACAAGATATGATTCCCGCAGCCAAATTGAAAGACCTAATGGAAAACAACGTCATACAAATAGCCCCGCTGGCATTTATGAGGGGACGAACTTTGAGCGATGCCGTCATCATCCTCGATGAAGCTCAAAATACTACGACGCACCAGATCAAAATGTTCCTTACACGATTAGGCATGAATGCAAAAATGATAGTTACCGGAGATATGAGCCAAATCGATCTCCCCTCCTCTCAGACATCCGGTTTGGTTCAAGCTATAAAAATATTGAAAGGTGTGGCGGGAATCGGAAAAGTAGAATTCGGGAAGAAAGATATCGTACGACATAAACTAGTACAACGAATTGTCGAGGCTTATGAAAAGTTTGAAGAAAAACAAAAAAAAGAAACAAAAACTGCAACGATACCCGAAATAAATATAGAAAAAAAAGAACTATAA
- a CDS encoding flavin reductase family protein has translation MRKIDISVLKDNVIDLIGKQWMLITAGNIDHYNMMTASWGTIGFLWGKPVACVVIRPQRYTLEFVEEEECFTLSFFNEQYRSALKLCGTKSGKEIDKAKAAGITPFEPSRGCVAFKEARLIFKCRKLYCDQLRENSFIDKSILETWYPSRDLHKIFIGEIEEVWEE, from the coding sequence ATGCGCAAGATTGATATTTCTGTATTGAAAGATAATGTTATAGATCTTATCGGAAAACAATGGATGTTGATTACGGCTGGAAATATAGATCATTATAATATGATGACGGCCAGTTGGGGGACAATTGGATTTTTATGGGGTAAACCGGTAGCTTGTGTCGTTATACGCCCTCAGAGATATACGCTTGAATTTGTCGAAGAAGAAGAATGTTTTACTCTCTCTTTCTTTAATGAGCAGTATCGGAGTGCCCTTAAATTGTGCGGTACGAAATCGGGAAAGGAAATAGATAAAGCGAAAGCGGCAGGTATAACGCCTTTTGAGCCTTCCCGGGGATGCGTTGCTTTTAAAGAAGCACGATTAATTTTTAAATGTCGGAAGTTATATTGTGATCAATTACGAGAAAATTCTTTTATTGATAAATCTATTTTGGAAACTTGGTATCCTTCCCGAGACCTGCATAAAATATTTATTGGAGAAATAGAAGAGGTCTGGGAAGAATGA
- a CDS encoding PEP/pyruvate-binding domain-containing protein — translation MMETQNIKQLYLKDTSFANLMQKRIFNVLLIASRYDAFILEEDGRVDEQIFFEYTSLNLSSPPRVTQANSFDEAFRELSGKRYDLIIAMPGIENSDTFEKAKEIKSIYPDIPIVVLTPFSQEVSRRISNEDLSGVDYVFSWLGNADLLLAIIKLIEDKMNAEEDINSVGVQVILLVEDSIRFYSSILPHLYKFVLKQSQIFSTEALNQHEQMLRMRGRPKIKLARTYEEAVAIYNKYPNNMLGIVTDVSFKRAGEKDKKAGLKFCSYIREKDEFLPIIIESSEVENQKDAMFLNACFLDKNSKKLPVDLRKTILRNFGFGDFEFINPHTGEVIATVRNLKDLQNTIMSIPDESLYYHGSRNHISRWLYSRAMFPIAELLRQKQFTDISESQEMRQLIFDAIVQYRKMKNRGVVAIFQRERFDKYSNFARIGQGSLGGKGRGLAFIDSMIKRHPILENYEGVSVSIPKTVVLCTDIFDEFMETNNLYQIALSDLPDEDILEYFLKAKLPDKLVDDFMAFFEVVGRPIAVRSSSLLEDSHYQPFAGIYSTYMIPFLEDKDEMLRLLSDAIKGVYASVFYADSKAYMTATSNVIDQEKMAIILQEVVGSQYGDRYYPSFAGVGRSLNYYPINDEKAEDGVVDVAVGLGKYIVDGGRSLRFSPKHPCNVLQTSTLDLALSDTQTRFYALDLKSMGKTFSIDDSFNLLKLSIRDAEKDNSLRGMVSTFDPYDQIIRDGYYEGGRKVVTFANILQHGVFPLAELLKMMLEFGSQEMGRPVEIEFAANLPNQEHKQGMLYWLQIRPIVDTKEMRDDEIGEVRDEDLLLKTDSALGHGIMDNICHVVYVKSDNFRSSNNSLIAREIEKINRMFTERGENYILVGPGRWGSSDTALGIPVKWPHISNSKLIVETALAGYHIEPSQGTHFFQNLTSFGVGYFTINPSSKGCLFDEEYLNRLNAEQETDFLRVVRFERPVIVKINGKKSIGIVIKPDAGNVKEK, via the coding sequence ATTATGGAAACTCAAAATATAAAGCAATTATATTTGAAAGACACCTCTTTTGCTAACTTAATGCAAAAACGAATCTTTAATGTGTTGCTTATTGCCAGTCGTTATGACGCTTTTATTCTTGAAGAGGACGGGCGCGTGGACGAACAGATTTTTTTCGAATATACGTCTTTGAACTTGAGTTCGCCTCCTCGAGTTACTCAGGCAAATAGTTTTGACGAAGCTTTTCGGGAACTATCCGGAAAACGTTATGACCTGATAATTGCTATGCCGGGAATTGAAAATAGTGATACGTTCGAGAAAGCGAAAGAGATAAAAAGCATTTATCCCGATATCCCTATCGTAGTGTTGACCCCGTTCTCTCAAGAAGTATCGCGGCGGATCAGTAACGAGGATCTCAGTGGTGTCGATTATGTGTTCAGTTGGCTTGGTAATGCCGACCTTTTGCTGGCTATCATCAAACTGATAGAAGATAAAATGAATGCTGAGGAGGATATAAACTCCGTAGGGGTACAAGTAATTTTGTTGGTAGAAGATTCGATTCGTTTCTATTCTTCTATTTTGCCGCACCTTTATAAATTTGTATTGAAACAGTCGCAAATATTCTCGACCGAAGCTCTGAATCAGCATGAGCAGATGCTTAGAATGCGTGGACGTCCTAAAATAAAACTTGCCCGTACCTATGAAGAGGCGGTAGCGATTTATAACAAATATCCTAATAACATGTTGGGAATTGTTACTGACGTGTCTTTCAAAAGGGCTGGAGAAAAAGATAAGAAAGCCGGTTTGAAATTTTGTTCTTATATACGAGAGAAAGATGAATTTCTGCCGATTATAATCGAGTCTTCAGAGGTGGAGAATCAAAAAGACGCGATGTTTCTGAATGCTTGTTTTTTGGATAAGAACTCTAAAAAGTTGCCTGTCGATTTGCGTAAAACTATTCTCCGAAATTTTGGTTTCGGGGATTTCGAGTTTATTAATCCTCATACGGGTGAGGTTATTGCAACGGTACGTAATCTGAAGGATTTGCAAAATACGATAATGTCTATTCCCGATGAGTCGCTATATTATCATGGTTCTCGTAATCATATTTCTCGCTGGCTTTATTCCCGGGCGATGTTTCCGATAGCCGAATTGCTTCGCCAGAAACAATTTACCGACATTAGCGAATCGCAAGAAATGCGACAGCTTATTTTTGATGCTATCGTACAGTATCGTAAAATGAAAAATCGGGGAGTCGTTGCTATCTTTCAGCGGGAGAGATTTGATAAATATTCTAATTTTGCCCGTATAGGACAGGGATCTTTAGGGGGAAAGGGACGTGGACTTGCGTTTATCGATTCTATGATCAAGCGGCATCCGATACTTGAGAATTATGAGGGCGTGAGTGTCTCGATTCCTAAAACGGTGGTTCTTTGCACCGATATTTTCGATGAGTTTATGGAGACGAACAATCTTTATCAGATTGCATTATCCGATCTGCCGGATGAGGATATTTTGGAATATTTTTTGAAAGCTAAATTACCGGATAAATTGGTCGATGATTTTATGGCATTCTTCGAGGTAGTAGGGCGTCCGATTGCTGTTCGTTCATCCAGTCTGCTCGAAGATTCTCATTACCAGCCTTTTGCAGGAATATATTCGACTTATATGATTCCGTTTCTTGAAGATAAAGATGAAATGCTCCGGCTGTTGAGCGACGCTATTAAAGGGGTATATGCTTCTGTTTTTTATGCCGACAGCAAAGCATATATGACCGCAACATCTAATGTAATCGATCAGGAAAAGATGGCGATTATTTTACAGGAAGTGGTGGGCTCACAATATGGAGATCGTTATTATCCATCTTTTGCCGGAGTAGGAAGATCTTTGAATTATTATCCGATCAATGATGAGAAAGCGGAAGACGGAGTCGTTGATGTTGCCGTGGGATTAGGGAAATATATTGTCGATGGAGGACGGAGTTTACGTTTTTCGCCTAAACATCCATGTAATGTATTGCAGACCAGTACGCTCGATTTGGCGCTTAGCGATACTCAAACGCGTTTTTATGCTCTTGATTTGAAAAGCATGGGAAAAACTTTTTCGATCGATGATAGTTTTAATTTGTTGAAACTATCTATCCGAGATGCAGAAAAAGATAATTCGTTACGAGGGATGGTTTCGACTTTTGATCCGTATGATCAGATAATCCGTGACGGATATTATGAAGGAGGAAGAAAAGTCGTTACCTTTGCAAATATCTTGCAACATGGGGTATTCCCTTTAGCTGAATTATTAAAAATGATGCTGGAGTTCGGGTCTCAGGAGATGGGACGTCCTGTAGAGATAGAATTTGCAGCGAATTTACCTAATCAGGAACACAAACAGGGGATGCTGTATTGGTTGCAGATACGCCCTATCGTAGATACGAAAGAAATGCGAGATGACGAAATCGGAGAGGTGAGGGATGAGGACCTGCTTTTAAAGACCGACTCGGCATTGGGACATGGCATTATGGATAATATATGTCATGTGGTATATGTAAAAAGCGATAATTTCAGGTCTTCGAACAATTCTTTGATAGCAAGAGAAATAGAGAAGATCAACCGTATGTTTACCGAACGGGGTGAAAATTATATATTGGTAGGACCGGGACGTTGGGGATCGAGTGATACGGCTCTCGGAATACCTGTTAAATGGCCTCATATTTCTAATTCGAAGTTGATTGTCGAGACGGCGTTGGCCGGTTATCATATAGAGCCGAGTCAAGGGACTCATTTTTTTCAGAATCTAACCTCTTTCGGGGTGGGATATTTTACCATCAACCCTTCTTCAAAAGGATGTTTGTTCGATGAAGAGTATTTAAACCGCCTGAATGCGGAACAGGAAACCGATTTTCTTCGGGTCGTACGGTTCGAACGTCCGGTGATAGTAAAGATAAACGGGAAAAAGAGCATAGGTATTGTTATAAAACCGGATGCCGGAAATGTAAAAGAAAAGTAA
- a CDS encoding DMT family transporter, which translates to MAWIYLFLGGLFEIGWPLGFKLAHGSSGKILWITFSVLSMALSGLFLFMAQKTIPIGTAYVVWTGIGAVGTLLIGIFFFNDPASFWRLFSAFLVVAGIIGIKIAS; encoded by the coding sequence ATGGCATGGATTTATCTTTTTTTAGGAGGTTTGTTTGAGATAGGGTGGCCGCTCGGATTTAAATTGGCTCATGGTTCGTCAGGTAAAATCTTATGGATAACATTCTCGGTGTTGTCTATGGCTTTGAGCGGTTTGTTTCTTTTTATGGCTCAGAAAACAATTCCGATCGGTACGGCTTATGTCGTTTGGACAGGAATCGGTGCTGTCGGAACTTTATTGATTGGCATATTCTTTTTCAATGATCCGGCTTCGTTTTGGCGGTTATTTTCTGCATTTCTTGTGGTTGCCGGAATAATCGGCATAAAAATAGCCTCTTGA
- a CDS encoding phosphoribosylaminoimidazolesuccinocarboxamide synthase, translated as MKNALVKTDFNFPGQKSVYHGKVRDVYNINDELLVMVASDRISAFDVILPEGIPYKGQVLNQIAAKFLDATSDIVPNWKIATPDPMVTVGVRCEPFKVEMVIRGYLTGSAWRAYKAGDRTLCGITLPEGMIENQKFETPIITPTTKADEGHDENISKEEIIAQGIVSKEDYEQLEKYTQALFKRGTEMAAEKGLILVDTKYEFGKKDGKIILIDEIHTPDSSRYFYADGYAERLAKGEEQRQLSKEFVRQWLIQNGFQGKEGQKVPEMTPAYCESVSERYIELYEHIVGEKFIKADTENVAARIEHNVTEFLNKQ; from the coding sequence ATGAAAAATGCTTTGGTAAAAACAGACTTCAACTTTCCGGGTCAGAAAAGTGTATATCACGGGAAAGTACGCGATGTGTACAATATCAACGACGAACTGTTGGTAATGGTCGCCAGTGACCGAATTTCCGCTTTCGACGTAATACTTCCAGAAGGGATTCCCTACAAAGGACAAGTATTGAATCAAATTGCCGCAAAATTTCTTGATGCGACTTCAGACATTGTCCCGAACTGGAAAATCGCAACTCCCGATCCGATGGTTACTGTCGGCGTTCGCTGTGAACCGTTTAAAGTAGAAATGGTCATTCGAGGTTATCTGACCGGTAGCGCATGGCGAGCTTATAAAGCCGGAGATCGAACATTATGCGGTATTACTTTACCTGAAGGAATGATAGAAAATCAAAAATTTGAAACTCCGATCATCACTCCGACAACCAAGGCTGATGAAGGCCATGATGAAAATATTTCGAAAGAAGAGATCATTGCTCAGGGTATTGTGTCAAAAGAAGATTACGAACAACTCGAAAAATATACACAGGCATTATTTAAGAGAGGTACTGAAATGGCAGCCGAGAAAGGATTGATTCTTGTCGATACAAAATATGAATTCGGAAAAAAAGACGGTAAAATCATCCTGATTGATGAGATACATACTCCGGACTCTTCTCGTTACTTTTATGCAGATGGTTATGCCGAACGTCTTGCCAAAGGCGAAGAACAACGACAGCTTTCTAAAGAATTCGTCCGTCAATGGCTTATTCAAAATGGTTTTCAAGGGAAAGAAGGTCAAAAAGTGCCGGAAATGACTCCTGCATATTGCGAAAGCGTCTCAGAACGGTATATAGAACTTTATGAACATATCGTCGGTGAAAAATTTATCAAAGCTGACACCGAGAATGTCGCCGCCCGTATAGAGCATAATGTCACGGAATTTTTAAACAAACAATAA
- a CDS encoding sodium-translocating pyrophosphatase has protein sequence MESSLFWLIPASSILALILAWYFYKQMMHVSEGTETMQKIASHVRKGAMSYLKQQYKVVGLVFLGLVILFSIMAYGFNLQNPWVPVAFLTGGFFSGLSGFLGMKTATYASARTANAARTSLNGGLTVAFRSGAVMGLVVVGLGLFDISFWYILLDYCIPADAINPANKLCIITTTMLTFGMGASTQALFARVGGGIYTKAADVGADLVGKVEAGIPEDDPRNPATIADNVGDNVGDVAGMGADLYESYCGSILATSALGAAAFIGSGDIDMQFKAVIAPMLIAAVGIVLSIIGIFSVRTKENAKMKDLLKALSLGTNLSSILIIAATFLILWALQLENWIYISCAVVIGLLVGVIIGRSTEYYTSQSYKPTQKLSESGKTGPATVIISGIGLGMVSTTIPVLAVVLGIILSYWFASGFDFANISMGLYGIGIAAVGMLSTLGITLATDAYGPIADNAGGNAEMSELGQEVRKRTDALDSLGNTTAATGKGFAIGSAALTGLALLASYIEEIRIGLTRIGEEILIFADGSMIETHKATFVDFMYYYDVTLMNPKVLSGIFIGSMMAFLFCGFTMNAVGRAAAHMVEEVRRQFREIKGILTGEAEPDYARCVAISTKGAQREMVFPSLLAIIAPIATGLIFGVPGVIGLLIGGLSSGFVLAIFMANAGGAWDNAKKYVEEGNFGGKGGEVHKATVVGDTVGDPFKDTSGPSLNILIKLMSMVAIVMAGLTVAWSLF, from the coding sequence ATGGAGAGTTCACTATTCTGGCTGATCCCAGCCTCTTCGATCCTCGCCCTGATTTTAGCGTGGTATTTCTACAAACAAATGATGCACGTAAGCGAAGGTACGGAAACAATGCAAAAAATTGCTTCACATGTCCGCAAAGGCGCTATGTCCTATCTCAAACAGCAATATAAAGTTGTAGGACTGGTATTTCTGGGACTAGTAATCCTTTTTTCTATTATGGCATACGGATTTAATTTGCAAAATCCTTGGGTGCCCGTAGCTTTTCTGACCGGAGGTTTCTTTTCCGGATTATCAGGCTTTTTAGGCATGAAAACAGCAACTTATGCTTCTGCAAGAACGGCAAATGCAGCACGCACTTCTCTGAACGGAGGATTGACCGTTGCTTTTCGTAGCGGAGCTGTCATGGGACTTGTCGTTGTAGGCTTAGGTCTTTTCGATATTTCTTTCTGGTATATTCTTCTCGACTATTGTATTCCGGCTGACGCAATAAATCCGGCAAATAAATTATGTATCATAACCACGACAATGCTGACATTCGGAATGGGTGCTTCTACCCAAGCTCTATTTGCTCGTGTCGGTGGAGGTATTTATACTAAGGCTGCTGACGTAGGTGCAGATCTCGTGGGAAAAGTGGAAGCAGGAATTCCTGAAGATGATCCGCGTAATCCGGCGACTATTGCTGACAACGTAGGTGATAATGTGGGCGATGTTGCCGGTATGGGAGCTGACCTGTACGAATCTTATTGCGGTTCGATACTGGCAACTTCAGCACTCGGTGCGGCGGCATTTATCGGTAGCGGAGATATAGATATGCAATTTAAAGCCGTTATTGCACCGATGTTGATCGCCGCAGTAGGTATCGTTCTGTCTATTATCGGAATCTTTTCCGTAAGAACAAAAGAAAATGCAAAAATGAAGGACCTTCTCAAAGCTCTTTCTTTGGGGACAAACCTCAGTTCAATATTGATAATCGCAGCTACATTTCTGATTTTATGGGCTTTACAACTTGAAAACTGGATATACATATCTTGCGCCGTAGTGATAGGACTATTAGTCGGCGTCATAATAGGGCGTTCTACAGAATATTACACATCTCAATCTTATAAACCGACACAAAAACTTTCGGAAAGCGGTAAAACCGGACCTGCTACCGTAATTATTTCAGGAATAGGTTTAGGTATGGTATCCACAACCATACCGGTATTGGCCGTAGTTCTCGGCATCATTCTTTCCTATTGGTTCGCTTCAGGATTCGACTTTGCAAATATCTCTATGGGACTTTACGGAATCGGAATTGCTGCAGTAGGAATGCTCTCGACATTAGGTATCACTTTAGCGACCGATGCTTACGGACCTATCGCCGATAATGCAGGAGGAAATGCAGAGATGAGCGAATTAGGTCAAGAAGTGCGGAAACGTACCGATGCTCTCGACTCATTGGGAAATACCACTGCCGCCACAGGAAAAGGTTTTGCCATCGGATCGGCAGCACTGACCGGATTAGCGTTACTGGCTTCCTATATCGAGGAAATACGCATCGGTCTGACTCGCATCGGAGAAGAGATTCTTATATTTGCAGACGGAAGTATGATAGAAACGCATAAAGCTACATTCGTAGATTTTATGTATTACTATGACGTAACTTTAATGAATCCCAAAGTGTTGTCGGGAATCTTTATCGGTTCTATGATGGCATTTCTTTTCTGTGGATTTACAATGAATGCTGTGGGGCGAGCTGCAGCACACATGGTGGAAGAAGTTCGCAGACAATTTAGAGAAATAAAAGGTATCCTTACCGGAGAAGCTGAACCGGATTATGCCCGTTGTGTGGCAATTTCTACCAAAGGTGCTCAACGAGAAATGGTATTTCCTTCATTATTGGCAATTATCGCACCCATTGCGACCGGACTTATTTTCGGAGTTCCGGGAGTCATCGGACTATTAATCGGAGGACTCAGTTCAGGTTTTGTTCTTGCTATCTTTATGGCAAATGCCGGAGGAGCGTGGGATAATGCAAAAAAATATGTTGAAGAAGGCAATTTCGGAGGCAAAGGCGGTGAGGTTCACAAGGCTACCGTCGTAGGCGACACCGTAGGAGATCCGTTTAAAGATACTTCAGGCCCAAGCTTAAATATTCTGATCAAACTCATGAGTATGGTCGCAATTGTCATGGCAGGGCTTACTGTCGCCTGGAGTTTATTTTAA